The Salvelinus sp. IW2-2015 linkage group LG15, ASM291031v2, whole genome shotgun sequence genome includes a region encoding these proteins:
- the dhdh.2 gene encoding trans-1,2-dihydrobenzene-1,2-diol dehydrogenase has translation MATRWGICSAGKISHDFTVALKTLPPGDHQIVAVAARKLQDAQEFAKKHSIPQAYGSYEELARDPEIEVVYVGTIHPYHLPVGMLFMKAQKNVLCEKPIAMNLREVQELVASAKMNNVFLMEAVWTRFFPASLEIERLLSRGEVGEVKMVKADFGVPLMHVPRAVEKELGGGALLDIGIYCLQFICMVYNGEKPECIQATGVCLDTGVDEGMVVTLKFSRNRLAVFTCSIAVELSNDAVIVGTKGTIRVPEHMWCPTSLVVNGKEIQYPLPEPYLPLNFINSTGMRYEAEEVRQCLLKGLKESPRMSQADSLLLADVMDEARRQVGVVYSQDCQ, from the exons ATTGTTGCTGTGGCAGCGCGGAAACTACAGGACGCTCAGGAGTTTGCAAAGAAGCACAGCATCCCTCAAGCCTATGGCAGCTACGAGGAACTGGCCAGAGATCCAGAGATTG AGGTGGTATATGTGGGCACCATCCACCCATACCACCTGCCAGTTGGCATGCTCTTCATGAAGGCCCAGAAGAATGTGCTGTGTGAGAAGCCTATAGCCATGAACCTCAGAGAGGTGCAAGAGCTGGTGGCCTCTGCTAAGATGAACAACGTGTTTCTCATGGAG GCAGTGTGGACCCGCTTCTTCCCAGCCTCTCTGGAGATCGAGCGCCTGCTGTCTCGGGGGGAGGTGGGTGAGGTGAAGATGGTAAAGGCAGACTTTGGGGTGCCCCTCATGCACGTGCCCAGAGCGGTGGAGAAGGAGCTGGGAGGAGGGGCGCTGCTTGACATCGGCATCTACTGCCTGCAGTTTATATGCATGGTGTACAATGGAGAGAAGCCTGAGTGCATCCAAGCCACCGGTGTCTGTCTGGACACAG GTGTGGATGAAGGCATGGTGGTCACCCTGAAGTTCTCCAGGAATAGATTGGCAGTGTTCACCTGCTCTATTGCTGTGGAGCTTTCCAACGACGCTGTTATCGTTGGCACTAAGGGAACCATCAGG GTTCCTGAGCACATGTGGTGTCCTACCTCCCTGGTGGTGAATGGGAAGGAGATTCAATACCCTCTGCCTGAGCCCTACCTGCCCCTCAACTTCATCAACAGCACTGGGATGCGCTATGAGGCAGAGGAGGTGCGCCAGTGCCTGCTCAAAG GCCTAAAGGAGAGCCCCAGGATGTCCCAGGCAGACTCTCTACTCCTGGCTGACGTGATGGATGAGGCACGCAGGCAGGTGGGGGTGGTTTACAGCCAGGACTGCCAGTGA